The Rhabdothermincola sediminis genome window below encodes:
- the xseA gene encoding exodeoxyribonuclease VII large subunit codes for MESGTFTVRELTSGIHTALNAWFPREVWVQGQIANLSRSPAGHVYFHLVDPGPPGEPPDASIGVVLFAAARQYVNTVLRQAGGVRMADGMSIRIRGRIELFTQQGRLQLRMSGIDPDYTLGLIATDRQRVLEILTREGLAERNRNLTLPPGPLRVGLVTSPGSAAMADFVHELEASGLAWRVVLAPARMQGQGAEHTLVAALEHLRDAPVDVVAIIRGGGAKTDLALFDHEIVARAVAMMPVPVTTGIGHETDTSVTDAVAHSSCKTPTACAARLVEHVRRSIERVDTLWHAIGSRSSVLVQRYERRLDASLASLVRLSSATLERQHQRTIDAERRAARAALAALERAELRLDRDTARVAAVDPERAMARGWSITTDPSGRVVRTARDLTEGQQLVTVLVDGTVVSRVERVELDRRGAVGTMASDG; via the coding sequence ATGGAGTCCGGCACCTTCACGGTCCGCGAGCTCACGTCCGGCATCCACACCGCGCTGAACGCCTGGTTCCCTCGCGAGGTGTGGGTGCAGGGCCAGATCGCCAACTTGTCGCGCTCGCCAGCCGGTCACGTCTACTTCCACCTCGTCGATCCCGGTCCGCCGGGCGAGCCGCCCGACGCCTCGATCGGGGTGGTGTTGTTCGCCGCCGCGCGGCAGTACGTCAACACGGTGCTCCGGCAGGCGGGGGGTGTACGCATGGCCGACGGGATGAGCATCCGCATCCGGGGGCGGATCGAGCTGTTCACCCAGCAGGGACGGCTGCAGCTCCGCATGTCGGGGATCGACCCGGACTACACACTCGGTCTGATCGCCACCGACCGCCAGCGGGTGCTCGAGATCCTGACCCGTGAAGGGCTGGCGGAACGCAACCGGAACCTGACGTTGCCTCCCGGGCCGCTACGGGTCGGGCTGGTCACCAGCCCGGGCAGTGCCGCGATGGCCGACTTCGTGCACGAGCTGGAAGCGAGCGGGCTGGCATGGCGGGTCGTGCTGGCACCGGCGCGGATGCAAGGCCAGGGGGCGGAGCACACGCTGGTGGCGGCCCTCGAGCACCTCCGTGACGCACCGGTCGACGTGGTGGCGATCATCCGGGGCGGCGGCGCCAAGACCGACCTGGCGCTGTTCGACCACGAGATCGTGGCCCGCGCGGTGGCGATGATGCCGGTGCCCGTGACGACCGGCATCGGGCACGAGACCGACACATCGGTCACCGATGCCGTGGCGCACTCCTCCTGCAAGACGCCCACCGCCTGCGCGGCGCGGCTAGTGGAACACGTCCGGCGCTCGATCGAACGGGTGGACACGCTGTGGCACGCGATCGGCTCCCGGTCCTCCGTGCTCGTCCAGCGCTACGAGCGGCGCCTCGACGCATCGCTCGCCTCGCTCGTCCGTTTGTCGAGCGCGACCCTCGAGCGCCAGCACCAACGCACGATCGACGCCGAGCGGCGCGCCGCACGAGCCGCGCTCGCCGCGCTGGAGAGGGCCGAGCTGCGGCTCGACCGGGACACGGCCCGGGTGGCTGCGGTCGACCCCGAACGGGCGATGGCCCGGGGCTGGTCGATCACCACGGATCCGTCCGGTCGGGTGGTTCGCACGGCTCGGGACCTCACCGAGGGCCAGCAGCTCGTGACCGTGCTCGTCGACGGGACGGTGGTGAGCCGGGTAGAGCGGGTCGAGCTCGACCGACGCGGGGCAGTGGGAACGATGGCTAGCGATGGCTGA
- a CDS encoding deoxyribonuclease IV yields the protein MLIGGHVSPDDPIGTAAAEGAECVQIFLGNPQSWKAPKPRDDADALRASPVPIYVHAPYLVNLASPNNRVRIPSRKILQQTCDAASAIGARAVIVHGGHITEDDDERAGFERWRKAMEQLESDVPVYLENTAGGDHAMARHFDTIARLWDHIAEFGVGFCLDTCHAHAAGEDLLSAVDRIRSITGRIDLVHCNDSKDAYGSGRDRHEHLGRGMIDPDALVVVVREAGAPVICETGDDARKDDIAWLRQRVQVDSST from the coding sequence ATGCTCATCGGTGGTCACGTCAGCCCGGACGATCCCATCGGCACGGCCGCCGCCGAGGGGGCCGAGTGCGTGCAGATCTTCCTCGGCAACCCGCAGAGCTGGAAGGCACCCAAGCCCCGTGACGACGCGGACGCCCTGCGGGCCTCGCCGGTGCCGATCTACGTGCACGCGCCCTACCTGGTGAACCTGGCATCGCCGAACAACCGGGTGCGGATCCCCTCCCGCAAGATCCTCCAACAGACCTGCGACGCCGCCTCCGCCATCGGCGCCCGAGCCGTGATCGTGCACGGCGGGCACATCACCGAGGACGACGACGAGCGAGCGGGCTTCGAACGGTGGCGCAAGGCGATGGAGCAGCTCGAGTCCGACGTGCCCGTCTATCTCGAGAACACCGCGGGTGGCGATCACGCCATGGCTCGCCACTTCGACACCATCGCCCGGCTGTGGGATCACATCGCGGAGTTCGGCGTGGGGTTCTGCCTCGACACCTGCCATGCCCACGCTGCCGGCGAGGACCTCCTGAGTGCCGTCGACCGGATCAGGTCGATCACCGGCCGCATCGACCTGGTCCACTGCAACGACTCCAAGGACGCCTACGGCTCGGGTCGCGACCGCCACGAGCACCTCGGGCGGGGGATGATCGACCCCGACGCCCTGGTGGTGGTCGTGCGCGAGGCAGGAGCCCCGGTCATCTGCGAGACCGGGGACGACGCCCGCAAGGACGACATCGCCTGGTTGCGCCAGCGGGTCCAGGTCGACTCGAGCACCTAG
- a CDS encoding SDR family NAD(P)-dependent oxidoreductase, protein MSNDGGSLFDLDGRVAIVTGGSRGLGRAISLGYAAAGAKVVIASRKQANCEALAREIEAAGGEALPVATHVGKVEEIERLVDTTVATFGRLDILVNNAANPLGGMLTEVTELAFEKSYAVNVKGPLFLSARAVDHLAASGHGVIVNVITAGAFNPGESLGLYCSGKAALWNLTKVMAKEWAPRGVRVNALAPGPFATDMMAATYEVPEFRDAIVASTLLKRIADPEEIVGAALFLASDASSYMTGSVLPIDGGIMA, encoded by the coding sequence ATGAGCAACGACGGGGGATCCCTGTTCGACCTCGATGGCCGGGTGGCCATCGTCACCGGTGGGAGCCGGGGGCTCGGCCGGGCCATCAGTCTGGGCTACGCAGCGGCCGGGGCGAAGGTCGTGATCGCCAGCCGCAAGCAGGCCAACTGCGAGGCTCTGGCCCGGGAGATCGAAGCGGCGGGTGGTGAGGCCCTCCCCGTCGCCACCCACGTGGGCAAGGTCGAGGAGATCGAGCGGCTGGTCGACACCACGGTCGCCACCTTCGGCCGGCTGGACATCCTGGTCAACAACGCGGCCAACCCCCTGGGCGGGATGCTGACCGAGGTCACCGAGCTGGCCTTCGAGAAGAGCTACGCGGTGAACGTCAAGGGCCCGCTGTTCCTCTCGGCCCGAGCGGTCGATCACCTGGCCGCATCGGGACACGGGGTGATCGTGAACGTGATCACGGCGGGAGCATTCAACCCGGGCGAGTCGCTCGGGCTGTACTGCTCGGGCAAGGCCGCGCTGTGGAACCTGACGAAGGTCATGGCCAAGGAGTGGGCACCGCGAGGTGTGCGGGTGAACGCCCTCGCGCCAGGGCCGTTCGCCACCGACATGATGGCGGCGACCTACGAGGTCCCCGAGTTCCGCGACGCCATCGTGGCGTCGACCCTGCTGAAGCGCATCGCCGACCCCGAGGAGATCGTGGGGGCCGCCCTGTTCCTCGCCAGTGACGCCTCGTCGTACATGACCGGATCGGTGCTCCCGATCGACGGCGGCATCATGGCCTGA
- a CDS encoding PAS domain S-box protein — protein sequence MTTIEERLSMLSRLPGDVVSLLGPDGRVRYVSPSVERTLGYTVEQYLALDPTTILHPEDRQTSRTHWERVITGTGEPLRWELRMRHADGSWRWIEIVASNHLDDPSIGAIFANYRDVTERRHAEDALRASEDRLRAVLQNSRDLIAVISEHGQIVWVSPGVTEMLGWSTDELTGTNAFDLVHPEDRSPAFDRLAEAVTSDRPADPIVVRIRRSTGEWLPAEVVGSAWRTDDRLEGVVINVRDVRWRLTAEQVRKQSEERFEALVRNSHDGILLLDGQAVITYATPSIEKLFGRPFEEVQRSRRFEWVHPDDVERVATALAEVMSEPQSRASLQARVLHADGTYRWAEAVAVNLLDHDAVRAVVINIRDVTDQKRAEEALRASEERFRSLVRFSGSVVQILDDDARVRWCSPSAVEVIGYTDDELLGAWVGDYAHPDDLKAATEAFLTALRKPGSTSSIVCRVRHRDGSWRWLECTFTNRRKDRTIAGMVANYRDVTDQRQAEQALRESERLFRSLARSSPTGIFQQNALGECIYVNHRWQEITGFAIEHALGHGWRRIIHPDDRARLDAGQAGARRAAAKEEFRVVRPDGDIRWVAVQTAPLYDDDGTFAGTVGAIEDITERIAAQQDSQRLIDIFEATNDLVAMADASGRLLYLNRASRQFFGLSEHAELEGFDVFEHLPGELIERLALDAAPALDAHDVWSGEIPLVRHDGSEVPHLAQLLVHRDHRGRAEYYSAVLRDISELKAFEHRLAHQATHDPLTGLPNRTLLIDRLTMALARSRRHQRPLAVLFLDLDHFKVVNDSLGHGLGDRLLVAISERLQAAVRPGDTIARFGGDEFVVLCEDLVDRKDAIAIAERLIAALDSPFPADENEVFVGASIGLAFPEDPTAEPEALIRDADAAMYRAKERGRGRWVVFDSTMRAHAIDRLDIESALRRALERRELRVFYQPVVCLASGDISGVEALLRWEHPERGMLNPGDFIRVAEETGLIVPIGAWVLEQACRQVQRWRAQTPSLDQLVVSVNLSGRQLGHPDVVDEVATVLTSTGVDPALVEIEITESVLMDDVEMSHETLGRLKHLGVKLAVDDFGTGYSSLSYLRRFPVDLLKVDRSFVHGLGRDPGDSAIVTAIITLAHTLGLEAVAEGVETAQQLAELRQLGCDKAQGFHIARPAPEGVIEQLLTSGGRW from the coding sequence ATGACCACCATCGAAGAGCGGCTCTCGATGCTCTCCCGGTTGCCCGGAGACGTCGTGAGCCTGCTCGGCCCGGACGGGCGGGTCCGGTACGTGTCGCCCTCCGTGGAGCGCACGCTGGGCTACACGGTGGAGCAATACCTGGCTTTGGACCCCACCACGATCCTGCACCCTGAGGATCGCCAGACCTCCCGAACTCACTGGGAGCGAGTGATCACGGGGACCGGCGAGCCCCTTCGATGGGAACTTCGCATGCGCCATGCCGACGGTTCCTGGCGCTGGATCGAGATCGTCGCCAGCAACCATCTGGACGACCCGTCCATCGGTGCGATCTTCGCCAACTACCGAGACGTGACTGAGCGGCGCCACGCCGAGGACGCCCTCAGAGCGAGCGAGGACCGACTCCGTGCGGTGCTGCAGAACAGTCGTGATCTCATTGCCGTTATCTCCGAGCATGGCCAGATCGTCTGGGTCAGTCCCGGGGTGACCGAGATGCTCGGGTGGTCGACCGACGAGCTCACAGGCACCAACGCCTTCGATCTCGTCCACCCCGAGGACCGTTCCCCCGCCTTCGACCGATTGGCCGAAGCGGTGACGTCGGACCGACCGGCGGATCCGATCGTGGTGCGCATCCGCCGATCGACCGGGGAGTGGCTCCCGGCCGAGGTGGTGGGCAGCGCGTGGCGCACCGACGATCGGCTGGAGGGTGTGGTGATCAACGTCCGCGACGTGCGCTGGCGGCTCACCGCGGAACAGGTGCGCAAGCAGAGCGAGGAACGCTTCGAAGCACTGGTGCGCAACAGCCACGACGGCATCCTCCTGCTCGATGGTCAGGCGGTGATCACCTACGCCACCCCGTCGATCGAAAAGCTCTTCGGCCGGCCCTTCGAGGAGGTGCAGAGGAGCAGACGCTTCGAATGGGTGCATCCCGACGACGTCGAACGGGTAGCCACCGCGCTGGCCGAGGTGATGAGCGAACCTCAGTCCAGAGCCAGCCTGCAGGCAAGGGTGCTGCACGCGGATGGCACCTACCGGTGGGCCGAAGCGGTCGCGGTCAACCTCCTCGACCACGATGCGGTGCGCGCCGTGGTGATCAACATCCGCGACGTGACCGACCAGAAGCGGGCCGAGGAGGCCCTGCGGGCGAGCGAAGAGCGGTTCCGGTCACTGGTGCGCTTCTCCGGTTCGGTCGTCCAGATCCTCGACGACGACGCCAGGGTGCGATGGTGCAGCCCTTCGGCGGTCGAGGTGATCGGCTACACAGACGACGAACTGCTCGGTGCCTGGGTCGGTGACTACGCGCACCCTGATGACCTCAAAGCGGCGACCGAGGCCTTCCTGACCGCGCTCCGCAAGCCGGGGTCGACGTCCAGCATCGTGTGCCGGGTTCGGCACCGTGACGGTAGCTGGCGATGGCTTGAGTGCACCTTCACCAACCGGCGCAAGGACCGCACCATCGCCGGGATGGTGGCCAATTACCGCGACGTCACCGACCAGCGCCAGGCGGAGCAGGCTCTGCGAGAGAGTGAACGCCTCTTCCGGTCACTGGCCCGATCCTCGCCTACGGGGATCTTCCAGCAGAACGCGCTCGGCGAGTGCATCTACGTCAACCATCGCTGGCAGGAGATCACCGGTTTCGCCATCGAGCACGCGCTCGGCCACGGCTGGCGGCGCATCATCCACCCCGACGACCGCGCCCGCTTGGACGCCGGGCAGGCCGGGGCACGGCGGGCAGCTGCGAAAGAAGAGTTCCGGGTGGTGCGGCCCGACGGCGACATCCGCTGGGTGGCGGTGCAGACGGCGCCCCTCTACGACGACGACGGCACCTTCGCAGGGACGGTCGGCGCGATCGAAGACATCACCGAGCGGATCGCTGCCCAACAGGACTCGCAACGGCTCATCGACATCTTCGAGGCCACTAACGACCTCGTGGCGATGGCCGACGCGAGCGGGCGGCTGCTGTACCTCAACCGAGCGAGCCGACAGTTCTTCGGTTTGTCCGAGCATGCCGAACTCGAAGGGTTCGATGTGTTCGAACACCTTCCCGGAGAGCTGATCGAGCGATTGGCGCTGGACGCCGCCCCCGCGCTCGACGCCCACGACGTCTGGAGCGGCGAGATCCCTCTGGTGCGCCACGATGGCAGCGAAGTGCCGCACCTCGCGCAGTTGCTCGTCCATCGCGACCACCGTGGTCGTGCCGAGTACTACTCGGCGGTGCTGCGAGACATCTCCGAACTCAAGGCCTTCGAGCACCGGCTCGCGCACCAGGCCACCCACGACCCGCTCACGGGCCTCCCCAACCGCACCCTGTTGATCGATCGGCTCACGATGGCGCTCGCTCGATCCCGGCGACACCAGCGCCCGCTGGCCGTGCTTTTCCTGGACCTCGATCACTTCAAGGTCGTGAACGACAGCCTGGGGCACGGGCTGGGGGACCGGCTGCTGGTCGCCATCTCCGAACGGCTCCAGGCTGCCGTTCGCCCGGGCGACACGATCGCCCGTTTCGGTGGAGACGAGTTCGTGGTGCTCTGCGAGGACCTGGTCGATCGCAAGGACGCGATCGCCATCGCGGAACGGTTGATCGCCGCGCTCGACAGCCCGTTCCCGGCAGATGAAAACGAGGTCTTCGTCGGGGCCAGCATCGGCCTCGCCTTCCCGGAGGATCCGACTGCCGAACCCGAAGCTCTCATCCGGGACGCGGACGCTGCGATGTACCGAGCCAAGGAGCGAGGCCGCGGCCGGTGGGTGGTGTTCGACAGCACGATGCGGGCCCACGCCATCGACCGGCTCGACATCGAGAGCGCCCTGCGCCGAGCACTCGAGCGACGGGAGCTGCGGGTCTTCTACCAACCGGTCGTCTGCCTCGCGAGCGGCGACATCTCCGGGGTCGAAGCGCTGCTGCGATGGGAACACCCCGAGCGAGGAATGCTCAACCCCGGCGATTTCATCCGGGTGGCGGAAGAGACCGGGCTCATCGTGCCCATCGGGGCATGGGTGCTCGAGCAGGCGTGCCGCCAAGTGCAGCGCTGGCGGGCCCAGACACCGTCGCTCGACCAGCTCGTGGTCTCGGTCAACCTCTCCGGGCGCCAGCTCGGCCATCCGGACGTGGTGGACGAGGTGGCGACGGTGCTCACCTCGACCGGCGTCGACCCGGCCCTGGTGGAGATCGAAATCACCGAGAGCGTGCTCATGGACGACGTCGAGATGTCCCACGAGACCCTGGGTCGACTCAAGCACCTGGGCGTCAAGCTGGCGGTCGACGACTTCGGGACCGGCTACTCGTCGCTCAGCTACCTGCGCCGCTTCCCGGTCGATCTGTTGAAGGTCGACCGATCGTTCGTGCACGGGCTGGGGCGCGATCCGGGTGACTCGGCGATCGTCACCGCGATCATCACCCTCGCGCACACGCTCGGCCTGGAAGCCGTGGCCGAGGGGGTCGAGACCGCGCAACAGCTCGCCGAGCTGCGCCAGTTGGGTTGTGACAAGGCACAGGGGTTCCACATCGCCCGGCCGGCACCCGAAGGGGTGATCGAACAGCTACTGACCAGCGGGGGCCGATGGTGA
- a CDS encoding polyprenyl synthetase family protein, whose product MTAWSGSMEGERAAERADRADPPDLPGEVEVIGAPVRERLAAVVDQAIAEWVPIDPELERPLASIRRLVLSGGKRLRPAFCYWAFVGAGGRPDDPVVVDAGAALELLHAFALIHDDVMDESVRRRGAPTVHVEYAAIHRAEGWVGDPGRFGEGVAILVGDLAHVLANELVVGLGERAARMWNQLAIEVNIGQYLDVVGTARGSVDLPTARRISRYKSGKYTIERPLHLGAALAGLLDELAGPLSAYGEPLGEAFQLRDDLLGVFGDPARMGKPVGEDLLEGKPTPLLAVARQRCTGDEAALLERVGDPMLDENGIAALQALLESCGARREIERSITALTDQAIDAARRAPLRDEARAALVALAGYVATRDR is encoded by the coding sequence ATGACCGCCTGGTCCGGGTCGATGGAGGGCGAGCGGGCTGCCGAGCGAGCCGATCGAGCTGACCCGCCCGACCTGCCCGGTGAGGTGGAGGTCATCGGAGCACCGGTGCGGGAGCGTCTCGCCGCCGTGGTCGATCAGGCGATCGCCGAGTGGGTGCCGATCGATCCGGAACTGGAGCGACCGCTGGCGTCGATCCGGCGACTGGTGCTGTCCGGCGGCAAGCGGCTCCGGCCAGCATTCTGCTACTGGGCGTTCGTCGGCGCGGGCGGAAGGCCTGACGATCCCGTCGTCGTCGACGCTGGTGCTGCGCTCGAGCTGCTGCACGCCTTCGCGCTGATCCACGACGACGTGATGGACGAGTCCGTCCGGCGGCGCGGCGCGCCGACGGTCCACGTCGAATACGCGGCGATCCACCGGGCAGAGGGCTGGGTCGGCGACCCGGGGCGGTTCGGGGAGGGGGTGGCGATCCTGGTGGGCGACCTGGCCCACGTCCTGGCGAACGAGCTGGTCGTGGGGTTGGGCGAGCGAGCAGCCCGGATGTGGAACCAGCTCGCGATCGAGGTCAACATCGGCCAGTACCTCGATGTGGTCGGCACCGCCCGGGGGTCGGTCGATCTGCCCACCGCGCGGCGGATTTCGCGCTACAAGTCGGGGAAGTACACGATCGAGCGGCCCCTGCACCTGGGCGCGGCACTGGCCGGCCTCCTCGACGAGCTGGCCGGTCCGCTCTCCGCCTACGGCGAGCCGCTGGGTGAAGCCTTCCAGCTCCGCGACGACCTGCTCGGCGTGTTCGGCGACCCGGCTCGGATGGGCAAGCCGGTCGGTGAGGACCTCCTCGAAGGCAAGCCCACCCCGCTGCTGGCGGTGGCCCGGCAGCGCTGCACCGGCGACGAGGCGGCGCTGCTCGAGCGAGTGGGCGACCCGATGCTCGACGAGAATGGCATCGCCGCCCTCCAAGCGTTGCTCGAGTCCTGCGGAGCTCGTAGGGAGATCGAGCGGTCGATCACCGCGCTCACCGACCAGGCGATCGACGCGGCACGACGAGCGCCGTTGCGGGACGAGGCTCGCGCTGCGCTCGTCGCCTTGGCCGGCTACGTCGCTACTCGTGACCGCTGA
- a CDS encoding alpha/beta fold hydrolase codes for MRFVIHNRAQLALHPLRDAIAGLDRPLLLLHGLGERTPSAPPPWAEAWPGPIWGLDFTGHGASTVPTGGGYTAEMLMADADAALAELGPSTVLGRGLGAYVALLIAGGRPELVRGAILADGPGLAGGGVRPGTAYVPRLSRLGSGAEAKPSAPDPWALFELSRDVRPPDYASEYVRQAVQWSGLERPFVVAAVTRPEWLAAVVAEPGVVEGSIVEALRWFAGPGGEGSPASLSIPTR; via the coding sequence ATGAGGTTCGTGATCCACAACCGGGCCCAGCTCGCCCTGCATCCGCTGCGCGACGCCATCGCGGGGCTCGACCGGCCGCTGCTGCTCCTCCACGGGCTGGGCGAGCGGACACCGTCAGCGCCGCCGCCGTGGGCAGAGGCGTGGCCCGGGCCGATCTGGGGGCTGGATTTCACCGGGCACGGCGCCTCCACCGTCCCCACCGGAGGGGGCTACACGGCTGAGATGCTCATGGCCGACGCCGACGCTGCCCTGGCGGAGCTGGGCCCGTCGACCGTACTCGGCCGGGGGCTGGGTGCCTATGTCGCGCTACTGATCGCGGGTGGGCGGCCCGAGCTGGTGCGAGGGGCGATCCTGGCCGACGGCCCAGGGTTGGCGGGCGGAGGGGTCCGGCCCGGCACGGCGTACGTCCCGCGGCTCAGCCGGCTGGGATCGGGCGCGGAGGCGAAACCGTCGGCCCCCGACCCCTGGGCGCTGTTCGAGCTGTCGCGCGACGTGCGCCCGCCGGACTACGCCTCGGAGTACGTCCGCCAAGCCGTGCAGTGGTCCGGCCTCGAACGCCCCTTCGTGGTGGCGGCGGTGACCCGACCCGAGTGGCTGGCAGCAGTGGTGGCCGAGCCGGGGGTGGTCGAGGGCTCGATCGTTGAGGCACTCAGGTGGTTCGCCGGTCCGGGGGGCGAGGGGAGCCCGGCATCGCTGTCGATCCCGACGCGCTGA
- a CDS encoding glycoside hydrolase family 36 protein translates to MEPVVERIVATIGDVSCSSPVTGPGTVHVGGLDVALGEVRPGTPVAWSLTNAGDAPVRVRSVAVVFRLPGITGPLRMLRHGYQSWSRTDVAVFGVDRDPSTTPGSVEMMQGIHHADQRRALDGELRSEWLTVLRDAGGRSMLAGFDAGVEHDGTWRLRPSGDPGATPELWAEAFLGDAQLGPGESRALHPFVTEPVADGDVCAALDRWARRVGSLGGARISAPYQVGWCSWYHYFHGVTEQHVRDNLSLAGNWPFEVFQIDDGYQSAIGDWLTTNEKFPSSLDALAGVIAAAGRRPGIWLAPFIVAPDSEIARRHPEWLARFADGQPLWGMVNPEWGGGRGGVMYALDTTRPEVLAHIEEVCRSLVEAGFTYLKLDFTFAPSFDGVWSDPSCTPAQRVRAGYEAVRRGAGDGTFLLGCGVPLSHVVGLVDGNRIGPDVAPSWSLPGTAVTLPGYEATAPATLHSWASTLSRSFMHRRLWLNDPDCLMLRTDETDLTVEAITTWAHAVAVSGGMALVSDDLALLGAGARSLLDDVVVIGRAADRAAIEGAAPRCEDLMDAAVPTTLTAAGYALTADPATATSTLSRPA, encoded by the coding sequence GTGGAGCCGGTGGTCGAGCGCATCGTGGCAACGATCGGGGATGTGTCCTGTTCATCGCCGGTCACGGGCCCGGGCACTGTGCACGTGGGCGGCCTCGACGTCGCGTTGGGCGAGGTACGGCCGGGCACCCCCGTGGCGTGGTCCCTGACCAATGCCGGGGACGCGCCGGTGCGGGTGCGGTCGGTCGCGGTCGTGTTCCGGCTTCCCGGGATCACCGGGCCCCTACGGATGCTGCGCCACGGGTACCAGTCGTGGTCCCGCACCGACGTCGCGGTCTTCGGGGTCGACCGGGATCCGTCCACCACCCCGGGCTCGGTCGAGATGATGCAGGGCATCCACCACGCTGACCAGCGCCGGGCGTTGGACGGCGAGCTGCGCTCCGAGTGGCTCACCGTGCTCCGGGACGCCGGTGGGCGCTCGATGCTCGCCGGGTTCGATGCGGGGGTCGAGCACGACGGCACGTGGCGGCTACGACCGTCCGGCGATCCGGGCGCCACCCCCGAGCTGTGGGCGGAGGCGTTTCTCGGTGATGCCCAGCTCGGGCCGGGCGAGTCCCGAGCGTTGCACCCGTTCGTGACCGAGCCGGTCGCCGACGGTGACGTGTGCGCGGCCCTCGATCGCTGGGCCCGCCGGGTCGGCTCGCTGGGCGGGGCCCGGATCTCGGCGCCGTACCAGGTCGGCTGGTGCTCCTGGTACCACTACTTCCACGGGGTCACCGAGCAGCACGTCCGCGACAACTTGTCCCTGGCGGGGAACTGGCCCTTCGAGGTGTTCCAGATCGACGACGGCTATCAGTCCGCGATCGGCGACTGGCTCACCACCAACGAGAAGTTCCCCTCGTCACTCGACGCGCTGGCCGGCGTGATCGCGGCGGCCGGACGCCGGCCGGGGATCTGGTTGGCGCCGTTCATCGTGGCCCCCGATTCGGAGATCGCCCGGCGCCATCCCGAGTGGTTGGCCCGCTTCGCCGACGGCCAGCCGCTGTGGGGCATGGTCAACCCGGAGTGGGGTGGTGGTCGCGGTGGGGTCATGTACGCGCTCGACACCACCCGGCCCGAGGTCCTCGCCCACATCGAGGAGGTCTGCCGCTCGCTCGTGGAAGCGGGCTTCACCTACCTGAAGCTCGATTTCACCTTCGCGCCCTCATTCGACGGCGTGTGGTCCGATCCGTCGTGCACCCCTGCCCAGCGGGTGCGCGCCGGCTACGAGGCGGTCAGGCGAGGGGCGGGTGACGGCACGTTCCTGCTGGGGTGCGGGGTTCCGCTCAGCCACGTGGTCGGACTGGTCGACGGCAACCGCATCGGCCCTGATGTCGCTCCGTCGTGGTCGTTGCCGGGCACTGCGGTCACGTTGCCGGGCTACGAGGCCACCGCGCCCGCCACCCTGCACAGCTGGGCGAGCACCCTGTCCCGGAGCTTCATGCACCGGCGGCTGTGGCTGAACGATCCGGACTGCCTGATGCTGCGCACCGACGAGACGGATCTCACCGTCGAGGCGATCACGACATGGGCGCACGCGGTGGCGGTGTCCGGCGGCATGGCCCTCGTGTCCGATGACCTCGCCCTGCTCGGTGCCGGTGCCCGATCGCTCCTCGACGACGTGGTGGTGATCGGGCGCGCCGCCGATCGGGCCGCGATCGAAGGTGCTGCACCCCGCTGCGAGGACCTGATGGACGCAGCGGTCCCCACGACCCTCACCGCCGCCGGCTACGCACTCACGGCCGATCCGGCCACCGCCACGTCCACGCTGTCACGCCCGGCTTGA
- a CDS encoding TetR/AcrR family transcriptional regulator, whose product MAGSLSRESIVAVTRELIKREGLESVSLRRIAGLLGVTAPALYAHVNDKRDLLRAVAEGEFERLIDLLERVDDPDPLARIRQFSRAYIEHAVSNPGLFRTMFLFPPRLSVADATGQELPAATKAFEIAHDAAVEAVDQGLLRSDDPLLVALTLWTGVHGAAEVLLLGFGFDQDTTAALIDSLIETLIAGLRR is encoded by the coding sequence ATGGCCGGATCCCTGAGCCGCGAGTCGATCGTGGCCGTCACCCGCGAGCTGATCAAGCGGGAAGGCCTCGAGTCGGTCTCGTTGCGGCGCATCGCCGGCCTGCTCGGGGTCACCGCACCAGCGCTGTACGCCCACGTCAACGACAAGCGGGACCTGCTCCGCGCGGTGGCGGAAGGCGAGTTCGAGCGCCTGATCGACCTGCTCGAACGGGTCGACGACCCAGACCCGCTGGCACGCATCCGGCAGTTCAGCCGGGCCTACATCGAGCACGCGGTGAGCAATCCGGGGCTGTTCCGTACGATGTTCCTCTTCCCGCCCCGCCTGAGCGTGGCCGACGCCACCGGCCAGGAGCTGCCGGCGGCGACCAAGGCGTTCGAGATCGCGCACGATGCGGCCGTCGAGGCCGTCGACCAGGGACTGCTGCGCTCTGATGACCCGCTCCTGGTGGCGCTGACCCTCTGGACGGGCGTGCACGGCGCAGCCGAGGTGTTGCTCCTCGGCTTCGGGTTCGATCAGGACACCACCGCAGCGCTCATCGACTCGCTCATCGAGACGCTCATCGCCGGCTTGCGGCGCTGA
- the xseB gene encoding exodeoxyribonuclease VII small subunit, with product MAEDEELTYAAAVAELEAILAELEGDDVDVDRLAAQVRRAAALVRFCRGRILDARVEIEQILEEPAE from the coding sequence ATGGCTGAGGACGAGGAGCTCACGTACGCGGCGGCCGTCGCCGAGCTGGAGGCGATCCTCGCCGAGCTCGAGGGCGACGACGTGGACGTGGACCGGCTCGCGGCCCAGGTCCGCCGAGCGGCGGCCCTCGTCCGCTTCTGCCGGGGCCGGATCCTCGATGCCCGGGTGGAGATCGAGCAGATCCTCGAGGAACCTGCCGAATGA